The genome window CGGCGCGCATCCCGGGGCCGGAGCATCACTTCCTCCTCAACCCCTACAATTTGATGTTCGAGGAAGTGACCGCGTCGTCGCTGGTCAAGGTCGACTTGCACGGCAATCCGGTCGAGCCGACCCCGTTCATCACCAATCCGGCCGGCTTCACAATCCATTCGGCGATCCACATGGCGCGCGAGGACGCGATGGCGGTGATGCACCTCCACACGCCGGCCGGCCAGGCGGTTGCCGCTCACGAGGAAGGGCTGCTGCCGCTGACCCAGACCGCGATGCTGGTGCGCGGCGATCTCGCCTTCCACGACTATGAGGGCGTCGCCACCGACCTCGACGAGCGCGAGCGGCTGGTCGCCGACCTCGGCACCAAGGGGGGCATGATCCTGCGCAACCACGGCACCCTTAGCGTCGGCGCCAGCGTCGGCGAATGTTTCGTCAAACTCTACTTCATCGAGCGCGCCTGCCAGGCGCAGATCATGGCGCTGTCGGCCGGCGAGCGCTGCAACAACCCGCCCCAGGGCACACCCGAGCTCGCCGCCGAACAGGGCAGCGCCGGCCTGTCGGTCGCCGCCAAGCTCCTCGCTTGGCCCGCCCTCCTGCGCAAAGCCCACCGCCTCGACCCGGGCTTCGCGACCTAAGGCGCTTGCGCTCGCCAGGGTGCGCGGCTAGGAAGCCCGCGCCTTGACCCCCGCCGATCGTGCGGGCGGTCGGTCGGGGAGTAGCTCAGCCTGGTAGAGCACTGTCTTCGGGAGGCAGGGGCCGGAGGTTCGAATCCTCTCTCCCCGACCATCTTTTAGCGCCCTAGAACGCTCAGCCAGTCGGCGTGGCGAACAAATTTTTCACGAGGGCTGCCGGGCCGGGCCGCCTCGGCCTCGGCTGCCTCGATCTGTCGCCAGTCCGCAAAATCGGTCGCCCGGATATCGCGGTCGCACAGCACTCGGTCGAGCCCCGCGCCGCCCGTTTTCCCGCCGTCGCTGCCCGGCGGG of Sphingomonas mesophila contains these proteins:
- a CDS encoding class II aldolase/adducin family protein — encoded protein: MEGKSPIADLAIPSLEGRVSDEEWAIRVDLAAAYRLVAYYGWDDLIFTHLSARIPGPEHHFLLNPYNLMFEEVTASSLVKVDLHGNPVEPTPFITNPAGFTIHSAIHMAREDAMAVMHLHTPAGQAVAAHEEGLLPLTQTAMLVRGDLAFHDYEGVATDLDERERLVADLGTKGGMILRNHGTLSVGASVGECFVKLYFIERACQAQIMALSAGERCNNPPQGTPELAAEQGSAGLSVAAKLLAWPALLRKAHRLDPGFAT